In Numidum massiliense, a single genomic region encodes these proteins:
- a CDS encoding type I polyketide synthase, with the protein MEQVKKYILSQLAMQKLSKEEAKALLLDLQSNPKEPLQGDVAIIGMASRFPKADDPEAFWELLRDGVNCIRDYPKARFNDFEHVLRNPHYSEFMLGQVIRQEDVPYVHTKAGYLEEIDKFDAQFFGIPPTEAIYMDPQQRMALEVAWEAMEDAGYGGDSLVGSRTGVYVGKEGTNYSFYRHHSAGHPMQLTGSWESLMVSRISYLYDFKAPCMVVDTACSSGLVSIHMAVQALLNGECDLAIAGGINLSSGGELKPQFQGKANLSDVESGDGLVRTFDAKANGTVWGEGVGLVMLKPLQKAIEDRDHIRAVIKGSAINNDGAASSITAPRAETQEAVIVDAWQKAGIPPETISYIEAHGTGTVLGDPIEVKGLSNSFRRFTSRRQFCAVGSLKTNMGHLVGASGVASLIKVIKSIEHKELAPNINFETPNPYINFMDSPLYVNDSLQPWDTGGVPRRAALSSFGFSRTNCHMVVEEPPVLEVSAAHQPRYCFTISAKNEDVLQQYVTRYTRFLAKGEWTLADLCYTSNIGRGHYEHRVVVIAETEVALRRALDALSEKSIHASQIPGTFAGHFHIVSEKKVQREEGERSKHELTILSEKAKATLQSYLDGGSTNVNLLEEVCRLYVQGATVDWQMLYRGERRRRVAAPIYPLQRTRYWADPKISEVRPEPYEILHPLVETRVSANAGEISYETTLSIDKHWLLADHRIVGKAVLPGTSYLEMVRFAASEVLGKESLVFSDVFFLAPLVVENEERAVVRLTLVPESSGYSFAVESITDSNERVLHVKGRVAACDVEPTDVSINFEDFKSRADDVMDPYIFESDTGVFKFGPHWDTVRAVWQTDKEALAFLKLDESIQHELDAFPLHPSMLDNAVNLTSQNTGDTFLPFMYKKLRYFAPLTRNVYTYLRMHTDKGSSGETMTYDIDLLDADGRVLVQITDYTVKRVHNFTSLESDKVPGRCMQMTWVLREETPEIPLTASSAPWALLATAGARAEQLADALVASGREVATYYLQAAGDGGTAATFNPDEDQLDALLDEAEKRGVEGIVFATDYTLEDDVRDHMLHSHEVFQSRRKVGVDGLFHLCRCLLKRKNKNIKHIKVLVRDTWEVDGSETGLSPLSAATAGLARVIGQEYRHIDVDVLDVSGTVSAHSVIEECFRGTGFRVLRPSGVYIEELQPRVVPSTRELSIETKGAYVITGGLGGLGLSIAERLADKGEATIVLLGRRQLAALDEWLELSTSDDMKTSQLYTRLLNLKARVGHIEYMSLDVADSAAIAALGDDLKTRYGGIAGIFHTAGVAGDGFLMLKDVSDFHDVLNPKLDGSVNLLRLLSEDGTNFLTLFSSITALTGGEGQGDYCAANAFLDALAEAGRRAGLNVTAVNWPSWREVGMAVDFAVDATESLFRPVDVEEGLNWLEHLIVEPEKRLVPADLNVSALARGETVPFRLALELTNRLRATEGEDRNRATREVEVMIKGTNSPTHTQRLLADAFGQLLGLSEIDIYVSFQDLGGNSLMTTQLLHIIEAHFPHTVDISDIFSYPSVNELAEYIDQQGQSVALDASSEKAAEDRGLVDLIEEELEGTEFLDEFMQQLRER; encoded by the coding sequence ATGGAACAAGTAAAAAAATATATTTTGTCCCAATTGGCAATGCAAAAATTATCGAAAGAAGAGGCGAAGGCGTTGTTGCTCGATTTGCAGAGCAACCCGAAAGAACCGTTGCAAGGTGATGTGGCGATCATCGGCATGGCCAGTCGCTTTCCAAAAGCGGATGACCCGGAAGCTTTTTGGGAGCTATTGAGAGATGGGGTGAACTGTATTCGGGATTACCCGAAGGCGCGATTTAACGATTTTGAACACGTGTTACGGAACCCCCATTACTCGGAATTTATGCTCGGGCAAGTGATACGACAGGAGGATGTGCCATACGTTCACACCAAAGCGGGGTATTTAGAAGAAATCGATAAATTTGATGCGCAATTTTTCGGTATCCCCCCAACTGAGGCGATTTATATGGATCCACAGCAACGCATGGCCTTAGAAGTTGCTTGGGAGGCAATGGAAGATGCGGGATACGGGGGCGATTCTCTCGTAGGGAGTCGCACCGGAGTGTATGTGGGGAAAGAGGGCACTAATTACTCTTTTTACCGACACCACTCTGCAGGGCATCCGATGCAGTTGACTGGGTCGTGGGAAAGTTTGATGGTGAGTCGCATTTCCTACCTTTACGATTTTAAAGCACCTTGCATGGTTGTTGACACTGCCTGTTCCTCTGGTTTAGTCAGTATCCATATGGCCGTGCAAGCGCTGCTCAATGGCGAGTGTGATCTCGCTATTGCCGGCGGGATTAACTTATCCTCCGGCGGTGAGTTAAAACCTCAATTTCAAGGGAAAGCGAACTTGTCGGATGTCGAGTCCGGTGACGGGCTAGTGAGAACGTTTGATGCTAAGGCGAATGGTACCGTATGGGGTGAGGGAGTCGGCTTAGTCATGCTAAAACCGCTGCAAAAGGCGATCGAAGACAGGGACCACATCCGTGCCGTCATTAAAGGCAGTGCGATCAATAACGATGGGGCAGCGAGTAGCATCACGGCACCGAGGGCGGAAACTCAAGAGGCTGTCATCGTCGATGCGTGGCAGAAGGCGGGCATTCCCCCGGAAACTATTTCTTATATTGAGGCACACGGTACGGGAACAGTGTTAGGGGATCCGATTGAGGTGAAAGGTTTGAGTAACTCGTTTCGCCGTTTCACCTCGCGGCGACAGTTTTGTGCGGTAGGTTCGCTAAAGACGAACATGGGTCACTTGGTCGGCGCTTCAGGCGTTGCTTCCTTAATAAAGGTCATTAAGTCGATCGAGCACAAGGAACTAGCCCCGAACATTAATTTTGAGACGCCTAACCCTTATATCAATTTCATGGACAGTCCTTTGTACGTCAACGACAGCTTGCAACCTTGGGATACTGGCGGGGTACCGCGGCGGGCGGCCCTCAGCTCATTCGGCTTTAGTCGGACGAACTGTCATATGGTCGTCGAAGAACCGCCAGTTTTAGAAGTGTCGGCAGCTCATCAACCGCGTTATTGTTTTACAATTAGTGCCAAAAACGAGGACGTATTGCAACAGTACGTGACTCGTTATACGCGTTTTTTGGCAAAGGGTGAGTGGACGTTAGCCGACCTATGTTACACGAGTAATATCGGTCGGGGTCACTACGAACACCGAGTCGTTGTCATTGCCGAAACCGAGGTGGCGTTGCGCCGTGCTCTGGATGCGTTGAGTGAGAAGAGCATTCACGCTTCGCAAATACCGGGGACGTTTGCAGGTCACTTTCACATTGTCAGTGAAAAGAAAGTACAGCGCGAAGAAGGTGAGCGCAGCAAACACGAACTGACAATATTAAGCGAAAAAGCAAAGGCAACCTTGCAAAGCTATCTCGACGGTGGCTCAACGAACGTGAATTTACTGGAAGAGGTGTGCCGTTTATACGTACAGGGGGCAACCGTTGACTGGCAGATGCTTTACCGTGGCGAGAGGCGCCGCCGCGTGGCTGCACCGATCTACCCGCTGCAGCGGACGAGGTACTGGGCGGATCCGAAAATAAGCGAAGTGCGTCCAGAACCGTATGAGATACTACACCCGCTAGTGGAAACAAGAGTCTCGGCAAACGCCGGAGAGATCAGTTACGAGACGACGCTCAGTATCGATAAGCATTGGCTATTAGCGGATCACCGCATCGTCGGTAAAGCAGTGCTTCCGGGAACTAGCTATTTAGAAATGGTTCGCTTTGCTGCCAGCGAGGTGCTCGGAAAGGAAAGTTTAGTATTTAGTGATGTGTTTTTTCTAGCGCCTTTAGTCGTGGAAAACGAGGAAAGGGCGGTCGTGCGCCTGACTCTCGTCCCGGAATCGAGCGGTTATTCTTTTGCGGTCGAGAGCATTACCGATTCGAACGAGCGGGTCCTCCACGTCAAGGGCCGGGTAGCGGCATGTGACGTCGAACCGACTGACGTGTCAATAAACTTTGAGGACTTTAAGAGTCGGGCAGATGACGTCATGGATCCGTATATTTTTGAGAGCGATACAGGTGTCTTCAAATTTGGTCCCCATTGGGATACGGTACGTGCTGTCTGGCAAACGGACAAGGAAGCATTAGCTTTTTTAAAGTTAGATGAGAGTATTCAGCATGAGTTGGATGCGTTTCCACTCCATCCTTCGATGCTTGACAATGCGGTTAATTTGACCAGCCAAAATACTGGAGACACATTTTTACCGTTTATGTATAAAAAATTACGGTATTTTGCCCCTTTGACAAGAAACGTTTATACGTACCTCCGTATGCACACGGACAAAGGTAGCTCTGGCGAGACGATGACTTACGACATCGACCTTTTGGATGCTGACGGGCGAGTGCTAGTGCAAATTACTGACTATACCGTAAAACGCGTGCACAATTTTACGTCGCTCGAAAGCGATAAAGTACCTGGGCGCTGTATGCAGATGACTTGGGTGCTGCGGGAAGAGACGCCGGAGATTCCGTTGACGGCATCGTCAGCACCGTGGGCGTTGCTCGCCACCGCGGGCGCGCGAGCCGAGCAGTTAGCGGACGCTTTAGTCGCTTCCGGACGGGAAGTAGCTACTTATTATTTGCAAGCGGCAGGGGATGGCGGAACAGCTGCCACATTTAATCCGGATGAGGACCAACTTGACGCTTTGTTAGACGAAGCTGAAAAACGAGGGGTCGAAGGGATCGTGTTCGCTACGGATTACACGTTGGAAGACGATGTGCGCGATCACATGCTACACTCGCATGAAGTTTTTCAGAGCAGGCGCAAAGTTGGCGTAGACGGTCTGTTCCACTTGTGCAGATGTTTGCTTAAACGCAAAAATAAGAACATTAAACATATAAAAGTATTAGTTCGCGATACGTGGGAAGTGGACGGTTCTGAAACGGGTTTATCGCCATTGTCCGCTGCTACGGCGGGGCTCGCGAGAGTCATCGGACAAGAATACCGCCATATCGATGTCGACGTGCTAGATGTTTCAGGTACGGTTTCGGCACATTCTGTCATCGAAGAGTGTTTTAGGGGCACAGGGTTTAGGGTGTTGCGACCTTCCGGTGTTTATATCGAGGAACTGCAACCGCGCGTAGTCCCTTCAACTAGAGAGCTTTCCATCGAAACGAAAGGTGCCTATGTCATCACTGGCGGTTTAGGTGGGCTAGGACTTTCCATCGCTGAACGGTTAGCGGACAAAGGAGAAGCTACAATAGTTTTACTCGGGCGACGGCAGCTAGCGGCGCTAGATGAGTGGCTAGAACTATCAACATCGGACGATATGAAAACGAGTCAGCTGTACACGCGGCTCTTGAACTTGAAGGCTCGTGTAGGACACATAGAATACATGTCGCTAGATGTAGCTGACTCTGCGGCTATAGCTGCATTAGGTGACGACTTGAAGACGCGCTACGGCGGAATCGCCGGCATATTCCATACAGCGGGTGTGGCCGGAGACGGATTCTTAATGTTAAAAGATGTGAGTGATTTCCACGACGTATTAAATCCGAAACTAGACGGTTCCGTGAATCTACTGCGACTTCTATCGGAAGACGGAACGAATTTCTTAACGCTGTTCTCTTCTATTACGGCTTTAACCGGTGGGGAAGGACAAGGAGATTATTGTGCCGCCAACGCTTTTCTCGATGCCCTTGCAGAAGCGGGTCGGCGCGCTGGGTTAAATGTGACGGCGGTTAACTGGCCGAGCTGGCGCGAGGTGGGTATGGCTGTCGATTTCGCAGTCGATGCAACGGAAAGTCTGTTCCGCCCTGTCGACGTCGAAGAAGGTTTAAACTGGCTGGAACATTTAATTGTCGAACCCGAGAAAAGGCTCGTGCCAGCGGATTTGAACGTGTCCGCGCTAGCACGAGGTGAGACCGTTCCTTTTCGATTGGCTTTGGAACTGACAAATCGCTTGCGTGCGACAGAAGGAGAGGATCGTAATCGCGCGACGCGTGAAGTAGAGGTAATGATAAAAGGGACGAACAGCCCAACGCATACACAGCGTCTATTAGCAGACGCCTTCGGCCAATTGCTGGGGCTTTCTGAGATCGATATTTATGTCAGTTTTCAGGACCTGGGGGGAAATTCGTTAATGACGACGCAGCTTTTGCATATCATTGAGGCGCACTTCCCTCACACGGTAGACATTTCAGACATTTTTTCCTATCCGTCCGTCAATGAGTTGGCTGAGTACATCGATCAACAGGGGCAAAGTGTCGCTCTTGACGCCAGTAGCGAAAAAGCTGCAGAAGATCGAGGGCTTGTGGATTTGATTGAAGAGGAATTAGAGGGAACTGAGTTTTTGGATGAATTTATGCAACAGTTGCGGGAGAGGTGA